TCTTGGCCGCGTTGAATTTGTATGTCAACTCAAGGCCATTGGGGTATCTTACCTTCTCTAAAACACTGTGCGGTGAATAATCGTAATGGGTGGTTTCGCCATTAAAGGTCACAGATGAAATCAGATACCCGTCGTGGCCATTGATATATGCAATAGTGGTTTCCAGGCCATTCGTATTAGTCACTTTTTCTGGTAATCCAAAAGAATTATATTCAGAAAAAGTATACTTCTCTGCACCACTTTCTACTGATTTCAGATTACCGTCAGCATAGTATTCATGTACGTCTATCGTATTATCGGGATTACTAACCGTTCTTTTCTGCACAGCACCTGATGGGTACAAGTCATAGACATAAGCCCAGACACGTTGTTTACCAGCCGTAGTGTATGGCACGGTGTGCGTTGTCGTGTCAGTTTCAGTACGCTTCTTAATCCGTCTATGATCTGGATAATATTCATAGTCAATTGTCAAACCACGAAGTTTCTTTTGACGAGGTTCAGGGAAAAAGTACAATCCTTCATTAGACCAGACCTTATTATCAAGACGATAATAGGCAACACTCCGGAAGGTTTCAGTATATTCAAGCGGCGTATTCTTAGCATGAGTCTTTCTGGTAACCATGCCCGGAAAATCACCCATGATATTAATGTTCCTGAAATCGTACTCAGTAATAACACCATCCCTATCAATCGAATCTAAGTCACCATTAACATCATATACATAAGATGCATTTGTTGGTACGCAGCTGGAACTCCCTCCCCCTGATATCGATCCCATTTTTACAGTATTTTCCCAGTCTCCTTTATCCTTACCTGATGTAATATCATAAGTAGTTTGATGACCAAGCTGGTTTTCCACAACCCTCAAATTGTGAGGATCCACATCGATACGGCTGTAGTCATCAATATTGCCAATGCGCTTTACATCATCAATACCTTTTTGTGGAAAAGCACCGTGTCCGAAGAGAGGGTCCCCCAATCGCTTATACTTATAAATCGAACCAAGTGAGCCAACCCCTCCTCGATAACTAACTACAGCGTCACCAGCTGAGTTGTAACCCCAATTTTTATACGGAGAGCCGTTTTCAAATACAGATTCTAAAAGGTCACACCTTCCTGAAACGTCGGTATAAGGTAGGCCATTATATAGAAAGCCATGAATCACGCTTATTTCACGCCCCTTAGGGCCCGTTATTCCGCCCAAAAGCCTGCCATACAACTGTTGATTTGCATCCCCACAACTAGGATGGAAAGGTTTAACTGTCATATTCCAATGAGCTTCTCCCTGTTTCACAGAGCTAATGTAAGAATTTTCATATTCAGCTATAGGAGGAGCTTGCCCATTAAATTCCTTACTTATTATCAAATTATTATTAAATGGATCAGTTACTTTTGCAAAAATGGTATTATTATAAGCTCCTGATAACTCACCACTTGGATCTACATTTGACCATGCAATCTGAGTCTCAACACCATTCATTGTGGTTATATTGGTAAGAAAGGCCATTTCCTGACTAAAAGTTACAACTCCTAACTCATCAATATCAGAGGCGATCTTAAATTCCTCAATATCGCCATTAGATCGCTGATATATAAATCCAGCGTAACTTACCGGTTTACAGACATGCTTTCTGCCATTTTCAGAAATTCCGCACTGATAGTTATATCTAGCACTTAATTTACTGGAAAGAGGATGAACAGTATGATTCTTAAAAGGAGATAGAGCGATAACTACATCGGTATCAGGAGCGGGGGATGAAATTAAGGTCTCTAAATTCCTGCGGTAGGTGTTATCGTAAAATACATGCTCACTACCGTCTTCAGCTCTATAAATAACCTTTTGGCCTTGCTCGAATCCCTCAAACATCACATATTGATTGTATGAGTAACTCCATCGAGCAGTAATACCACCATCAGGCCATATGAATTTACTATTATAATAGACTGAGAAATTAGCTCCCCCCTCACGTGTTTTCGGTACAAGCTCATGAGAATAAAAGTTATTCCCTGACACAATATGTATTGGGTTCGTGCCGCCGCTCATATCCGGGCACCCTTCTGATGGGTCACCTGCGTCATCGTTCCCGACGTACTTAGTTACCGCACCAGCAAGAGAGCTCTCAATAAAGAAAACGGCTGTAAATACGATTAAATAATGAAGAATTTTCACCAAAATCACATCCCTATAAAATAATTTTTCCGATTATAATACAATTATCACTTATGCAAAAAACAAATTGTATAACAAAAGATATTTAGCACAACAACCGTCTATTTTAATCGCTCGCCTTAGACGATGCCTAAAAAAACCCGCGATCCTGATCGGATGGCGGGTTTTCTCTGAGCAGTATCGATTACTTCTTGAAAGCACCGAAACGCTTCTTGAACTTATCGATACGACCGCCGGTATCAACAACTTTCTGCTTACCAGTGTAGAACGGGTGACAAGCAGAGCATACGTCCAAAGACATAGTACCTGGCTTAGTAGACTTAGTGTTTAACACATTACCGCAAGAACAGGTCGCAACCAGCTCTGCGTATTCTGGATGAATTTCGTTTTGCATGACAAACCTCTTAATCTTCATGCCGCCACTGTCAGAACTTCTGTCAGCACCGCATTACTGATTGCTTAGTTAGCGAATAAATGCCCTTGCATGGGCAATAAGGACGCGCATAATACCAGAGCCAACGTCAGCAGCAAGCCTTTTCATGTCCTTTTTTGTCGTCACCATCGCCCTGCCCGTGCCTCTGCGCCGCAACTTCGACTACTTACCGGTTGTGGGCGAAAGCCGTGAGCAGTATCAGCCAGGACAACGCATCAAGGCGGAGTTCGGCCGCCAATTGCTGACGGGGATTGTGATGGGAACGGCCGATCAAACGGAAGTTCCGGCCAACAAACTGAAACCCTTACTGGAGCGGCTGGACGACAAACCCCTCGTCGACTCACAAACCCTGAATCTGTGCCAATGGCTGGCCGGTTATTATCATCACAGTCTTGGCGAAGTATTAGAGCTGGCGTTACCCGCTATGTTACGCCGTGGCTGCGATCTGACCGAGGCCGATGAAAAGGTCTGGCTGAAGCAAACGAATACCTCAGAGCCGGAACTGAAAGGCGCCAAGCAACAATCGTTATGGCAGCTGTTTCAGCAGCAAGCGCAATGGGCCCATAAAGAGCTGACTTCCCGTGGTTACACCCTGGCACAGCTGAAACGCCTGGCTGAACTGGATCTGATTCAAGAAAGCGAACAACTGCCGCTGCCTGCTATCGCCGAACAGCGCTCGCAACCATTACCTCTGAACAGCGAGCAACAAAAAGCGGTGGATCACATTGGCCGCTATTTCGGCGGTT
This sequence is a window from Saccharospirillaceae bacterium. Protein-coding genes within it:
- the rpmE gene encoding 50S ribosomal protein L31, with the protein product MQNEIHPEYAELVATCSCGNVLNTKSTKPGTMSLDVCSACHPFYTGKQKVVDTGGRIDKFKKRFGAFKK